In the Streptomyces sp. SJL17-4 genome, TGGGATGGTCACCCGCCCCGGCGGCGTTCAGCTCGGCTGGGCCCTGCAGATCGGCCTGATCCTCAGCGGCTTCGTCGTGCCGACGATGTTCTTCCTCGGGGCGGTTTTCGCCGGTCTGTGGTGGGCCTCCGTTCACTATGGGCGACGGATCGACGACATCAAGGCACGATGGGCCGAGGCCCAGGCCGCGGGGGCCTCGGCAGGGCCTGACGCTGCGTAATCGAGGGGCGTGCGGGGCCTGTAGCCTCGGAGGTCCCGCACACCGCTTTTCCGAAGGAGTTCCCCCGTGAGCCAGCGCACGCTCGTCCTGCTCAAGCCCGACGCCGTCCGCCGTGGCCTGGTCGGCGAGATCATCGGCCGTATCGAGCGCAAGGCCGGCTGGACCCTGGCGGCCCTGGAGCTGCGCGAGCTGGACCAGGAGACCCTGGAGCAGCACTACGGCGAGCACAAGGGCAAGCCCTTCTACGAGCCGCTGATGGGCTTCATGTCCTCCGGCCCCGTCGTCGCGCTCGTCGTCGAGGGCGAGCGGGTCATCGAGGGCGTACGCCAGCTGGCCGGTCCGACCGACCCGATCGCCGCCGCGCCCGGTTCGATCCGCGGCGACTTCGGCACCATCGTCCGGGAGAACCTGATCCACGCCTCCGACTCGGAGGAGTCGGCCCTGCGCGAGCTGAAGATCTTCTTCCCCGGCCTCGTCTGACCGGACCGGACATCGCTGACTCGGCGTCAGCCGAACGCAGCAGCCTGTGGGGCGACCGAAGGAATTCGGTCGCCCCCAGGCATATGAACGCCGATCCCGGGAACGGATCGCCGCGTCCTACCGTCACCTGTTTACAGAGGTGGACCACCGCGCGGTATCCGGGCGGGCGGCACTACGATGGAAAACTCCACGCCGCACCACCTTCAGCCACCCACTTCAGCCACCGTTTCGCCTACCTGAGAAGCCGTCAACGCTCGCTGGGGAAGGCCTGAAGCATCCTCATGGGAAACAAGGGGAACTCAATGTCGTTCATCGGCCGTGACATGGCTATCGACCTCGGGACTGCCAACACGCTGGTGTACGTCAGGGGGCGTGGCATCGTCCTCAACGAACCGTCCGTCGTCGCCATCAACACCAACACCGGTGGCATCCTCGCGGTGGGAGCCGAGGCGAAGAAGATGATCGGCCGGACCCCCGGCAACATCGTCGCCGTCCGGCCCCTGAAGGACGGCGTGATCGCCGACTTCGAGATCACCGAGCGGATGCTCCGCTACTTCATCCTCAAGATCCACAAGCGCCGCTACCTGGCCCGCCCCCGGGTCGTCGTCTGCGTGCCCTCCGGCATCACCGGAGTGGAGCGCCGCGCCGTCATCGAGGCCTCGACGCAGGCCGGCGCCCGCCAGGTGCACATCATCGAGGAGCCCATGGCGGCGGCGATCGGCTCGGGCCTCCCCGTCCACGAGGCCACCGGCAACATGGTCGTGGACATCGGTGGCGGCACCACCGAGGTCGCCGTCATCTCCCTCGGCGGAATCGTCACGGCACAGTCGATCCGGGTCGCCGGCGACGAGCTGGACAACGCGATCATCCAGCACATCAAGAAGGAGTACTCGCTCCTCCTCGGTGAGCGCACCGCCGAGCAGATCAAGATCACCATCGGTTCCGCGTACGACCTCGACAAGGACGAGCACACCGAGATCCGCGGCCGTGACCTGGTCTCCGGTCTGCCCAAGACCGTGGTCATCTCGGCCGCCGAGGTCCGCAAGGCCATCGAGGAGCCGGTCAACGCCATCGTCGACGCGGTGAAGACCACCCTCGACAAGTGCCCGCCGGAACTCTCCGGTGACGTCATGGACCGCGGCATCGTTCTCACAGGTGGCGGCGCCCTGCTGCGCGGCCTCGACGAGCGCCTCCGCCGCGAGACCGGTATGCCGATCCACATCGCCGAGGACCCGCTGGACTCGGTGGCGCTCGGCTCCGGCAAGTGCGTGGAGGAGTTCGAGGCCCTCCAGCAGGTCCTGGACGCCCAGCCGCGCCGCTAGAACCGCGGTACTGCCGCTGGAACCGCGGTGGTAAAGCCGCAGTAGTACAGCCGAACAACCGAACCACGAGGAAAGGCACGGCCGCCGCACGTGAGGGACACACGAGAGAGCCGGCTGCTCCTGGTGCTGCTGATCGCCATCGCGTTCGCACTGATCACGGTGGACATCCGCGGCGGCCAGGAGTCACCCGTCGACGGTGCCCGGCAGGCCGCAGCGGCGGTCTTCGGGCCGGTCGAGAACGGTGTGGCGGCCGCCGTCGATCCCATCGGCAACGCCATAGGCGCGGTCCGGGACTCCGGCGAGCGGCACACCCGGATCGCCGCTCTGGAGAAGGAGAACGCCGAGCTCAAGGCGGAGCTCGGCAGCGACGACCGCAACCGCAACCGGCTGCGGGAGCTCGACTCCATCCTGAAGACCGCCGGCGCCGGGCAGTACGGCATCAAGGGCGCGCAGGTCATCGCCATAGGAGCGGCCCAGGGCTTCTCCTGGACGGTCACCATCGACATCGGCGCGCGCGACGGCGTCCAGCGGGACATGACCGTCCTCAACGGCGCCGGACTCGTCGGCCGCGTGACCACCGTCGGTCCGTCGACCTCCACGGTCCTCCTGGCCAACGACCCCGACTTCACCGTCGGCACCCGCATGGAGAAGTCGAACGAACTCGGCTTCGCCACCGGCCAGGGCGACCAGCCGCTGCTCGTGCAGCTCCTCAACGGCAAGGCCAAGGTGAAGGCCGGCGACCGGCTCGTCACCTTCGGCTCCGCCGGCGACAGGCCCTTCGTGCCCGGCGTCCCGGTCGGCGAGGTCGTCCGCATCGACCCCGCGGGCGGCGGCCTGACCCGCAACATCTACGTCCGCCCGTACGTCGGCTTCAGCAAGCTCGACATCGTCGGCGTCGTCGTCCAGGCCCCCCGTGCCGACCCGCGCGACATGGTCCTGCCGCAGAAGCCCAAGCCCGCGCCGACCGTCACGGTCACGGTGACGCCACCGCCACCGGACGGACAGCAGGCCGCCGACGGACAGCAGCAGAACCAACAGGGTCAGAACCAACAGGGGCAGAACCAGCAGGGTCAGGGCCAGGACCAGGGGGACGCGACACCGTGAAGTTCAACCGGATCCTCCTCTCCGCCACCCTGATCGTGGTGGCCCTGGTCGTGCAGGTCTCCGTCCTCGCCCGGCTCCAGCTCCCCGGTGCCGTCCCCGACCTGGTCCTGCTCACCGTCGTCGGCCTGGCCCTGGTGTACGGACCCGTCAGCGGCTCGCTCATCGGCTTCAGCGCCGGCCTCCTCGCCGACCTGGCCCCGCCCGCCGACCACGCCGCCGGACGCTACGCCCTGGTGCTCTGCGTCATCGGCTACCTCGTCGGCCTGGCCCGCCCGGAGAACGGCCGGCTGACCTCGGCGGCCGGCCCCATGGCCGTCGTCGTCGCGGCCGCCGTCGGCTCCACCCTGCTGTACGCGGGGGTGGGCGCCCTCGTCGGCGACACCGCCGCCCGCCATGTCGGCCTGGGGTCCCTGCTGTTCACCGCGGCCGTCTACGACCTGCTCCTCGCGCCCTTCACGGTGCCGCTCATCATGGCGCTGGCCCGCCGCGCGGAGAACGACCCGCTCGCCGACGCCGGCGGGGGCAACGGCACCGACGTCGCCTCCGGCTGGCTCTCCTCCGGCACCGGCCTGAGGATCGGGAACCAGCGCGGCGGCCTGCGGGTGAAGACCGCCCGGAGCCGCGCCTCACGGGCCGGACGCATCAAGGGAGTCAAGCGACTGTGACCGAGGGGGCACCGGCAGTATGAGCAACATCCCCGAGACAGGGCGGACCCCCCGGGTCCAGATCCGGCTCGTCGTCATCCAGATCCTCGTCTTCTCGCTGCTGCTGACCCTGGGGGGCCGGCTCTGGTACCTCCAGATCCGCAACGGCAAGGAGTACACGGACGAGGCGAAGAACAACCACGTCCAGCAGGTCGTGCAGCCCGCCGTGCGCGGCTCCGTCCTCGACGCCCGCGGCGTCCCGCTCGCCGACAACGAGACCCGGCTCGTGGTCTCCGCCTCCCGCACCGAGCTGATGAAGATGAAGGACCGCGGCAAAGCGGTCCTGACCCGGCTCGCCGACGTCCTCGA is a window encoding:
- the mreD gene encoding rod shape-determining protein MreD, giving the protein MKFNRILLSATLIVVALVVQVSVLARLQLPGAVPDLVLLTVVGLALVYGPVSGSLIGFSAGLLADLAPPADHAAGRYALVLCVIGYLVGLARPENGRLTSAAGPMAVVVAAAVGSTLLYAGVGALVGDTAARHVGLGSLLFTAAVYDLLLAPFTVPLIMALARRAENDPLADAGGGNGTDVASGWLSSGTGLRIGNQRGGLRVKTARSRASRAGRIKGVKRL
- a CDS encoding rod shape-determining protein, whose product is MSFIGRDMAIDLGTANTLVYVRGRGIVLNEPSVVAINTNTGGILAVGAEAKKMIGRTPGNIVAVRPLKDGVIADFEITERMLRYFILKIHKRRYLARPRVVVCVPSGITGVERRAVIEASTQAGARQVHIIEEPMAAAIGSGLPVHEATGNMVVDIGGGTTEVAVISLGGIVTAQSIRVAGDELDNAIIQHIKKEYSLLLGERTAEQIKITIGSAYDLDKDEHTEIRGRDLVSGLPKTVVISAAEVRKAIEEPVNAIVDAVKTTLDKCPPELSGDVMDRGIVLTGGGALLRGLDERLRRETGMPIHIAEDPLDSVALGSGKCVEEFEALQQVLDAQPRR
- the ndk gene encoding nucleoside-diphosphate kinase, producing MSQRTLVLLKPDAVRRGLVGEIIGRIERKAGWTLAALELRELDQETLEQHYGEHKGKPFYEPLMGFMSSGPVVALVVEGERVIEGVRQLAGPTDPIAAAPGSIRGDFGTIVRENLIHASDSEESALRELKIFFPGLV
- a CDS encoding DUF4233 domain-containing protein yields the protein MRTLCSSTLIGEFFVIGFAGLVAMKDDSLAMSTVWWVCGVAMVISVLLCGMVTRPGGVQLGWALQIGLILSGFVVPTMFFLGAVFAGLWWASVHYGRRIDDIKARWAEAQAAGASAGPDAA
- the mreC gene encoding rod shape-determining protein MreC, which codes for MRDTRESRLLLVLLIAIAFALITVDIRGGQESPVDGARQAAAAVFGPVENGVAAAVDPIGNAIGAVRDSGERHTRIAALEKENAELKAELGSDDRNRNRLRELDSILKTAGAGQYGIKGAQVIAIGAAQGFSWTVTIDIGARDGVQRDMTVLNGAGLVGRVTTVGPSTSTVLLANDPDFTVGTRMEKSNELGFATGQGDQPLLVQLLNGKAKVKAGDRLVTFGSAGDRPFVPGVPVGEVVRIDPAGGGLTRNIYVRPYVGFSKLDIVGVVVQAPRADPRDMVLPQKPKPAPTVTVTVTPPPPDGQQAADGQQQNQQGQNQQGQNQQGQGQDQGDATP